Proteins from a single region of Apium graveolens cultivar Ventura chromosome 7, ASM990537v1, whole genome shotgun sequence:
- the LOC141671038 gene encoding cytochrome P450 71B34-like, whose amino-acid sequence MEIFSESLSSLSLPWLLTGITILIVFSFPSFFYRSLSKQSVENLAPGPSSLPIIGNLHQLGKLPHLSLYKLSQKYGPVMHLKLGQVPTLVISSAEMAKEVLQFHDIKCCNRPDSYGMRKLSYNRKDISFSPYGDYWREMRKLCVIELLTVKRVRSFQHVRGREIAKFVNALSQVALEPNNKSIQLDSKVYSLAKNIICGIAFGTDFEREKLKEKQIQKTIQDALLVTSGFCAADFFPYYGWMIDIVTGFRQMLEKCFHEFDQFYEDVIQEHLEPSRPRLDHEDITDILIALSNDKTGPLRLSKDNIKAVFMDLFLASIDTTSATTVWAMSELAKNPRVMTKVQAEIRKIMGNKKEVEESDIEKLKYFKMVIKETLRLHPAVPLLLPRESMQYCTIGGYNVYPKTRIFVNAWAIGRDMSTWSNPEEFYPERFENSEIDYKGQHYELIPFGAGRRMCPGMTMGLASVESILANMLHRFDWQLPSGMKPEDINMEEEVGLTINKKFPLHLVPIKHEMQIE is encoded by the exons ATGGAAATCTTTTCGGAATCTCTGAGCTCCCTCTCATTGCCATGGCTTCTTACTGGCATTACCATTCTCATTGTCTTCTCCTTTCCTTCATTTTTCTACAGAAGTTTAAGTAAACAAAGCGTCGAAAACTTAGCCCCAGGTCCTTCAAGCCTTCCCATAATTGGCAACCTTCACCAACTTGGAAAGTTGCCTCATCTTTCTCTGTATAAACTGTCCCAAAAATATGGCCCCGTGATGCACCTAAAACTTGGTCAAGTCCCTACACTGGTTATTTCATCCGCAGAGATGGCAAAAGAGGTGTTACAATTTCATGACATAAAATGCTGCAATAGGCCTGATTCGTATGGTATGAGGAAGCTATCATACAACCGAAAGGATATCTCTTTTTCTCCTTACGGTGATTACTGGCGTGAGATGCGTAAGCTTTGTGTTATAGAACTTCTTACTGTCAAGAGGGTCCGTTCGTTTCAGCATGTTAGAGGTCGAGAGATTGCTAAATTTGTGAACGCTCTCTCTCAAGTAGCGTTAGAACCTAACAATAAATCCATCCAACTCGATAGTAAAGTATACTCACTTGCAAAAAACATTATATGTGGGATTGCTTTTGGCACTGACTTTGAGAGGGAGAAGCTCAAGGAAAAACAAATTCAGAAGACTATACAGGACGCCTTGCTCGTGACTAGTGGCTTTTGCGCAGCAGATTTTTTCCCATATTATGGATGGATGATTGACATAGTAACAGGGTTTCGTCAGATGCTGGAAAAGTGCTTTCACGAGTTCGATCAATTTTATGAGGATGTTATTCAAGAACACCTTGAACCTTCCAGGCCCAGGTTGGATCATGAAGACATTACTGACATCTTAATTGCTTTGTCAAATGATAAAACTGGTCCTCTCCGACTCTCAAAAGATAACATTAAAGCTGTCTTCATG GACTTATTTCTTGCTTCAATAGACACTACCTCTGCAACAACTGTATGGGCAATGAGCGAACTTGCCAAGAACCCACGAGTAATGACAAAGGTGCAAGCTGAGATCAGAAAGATTATGGGTAATAAGAAAGAAGTAGAGGAGAGTGACATAGAGAAGCTCAAGTATTTCAAGATGGTGATAAAAGAGACTCTGAGGTTGCACCCTGCAGTACCACTACTACTACCTCGTGAATCAATGCAGTACTGTACGATTGGGGGCTACAATGTATACCCGAAAACCAGAATCTTTGTTAATGCATGGGCGATTGGCAGAGACATGAGTACATGGTCGAATCCAGAAGAATTTTATCCAGAGAGATTTGAGAACAGTGAGATTGATTACAAGGGTCAGCATTACGAGTTGATTCCATTTGGTGCTGGACGTAGAATGTGTCCAGGAATGACAATGGGTTTAGCGTCGGTGGAATCCATACTTGCAAATATGCTGCACCGTTTTGACTGGCAGTTGCCTAGCGGGATGAAACCTGAAGACATTAACATGGAAGAAGAGGTTGGCTTGACTATTAACAAAAAGTTCCCACTTCATCTGGTACCCATTAAACATGAAATGCAAATAGAGTAA
- the LOC141674301 gene encoding uncharacterized protein LOC141674301 gives MVPIRKYKWRGEKRKEKRRREALQKTHVGSLDKYFLKNTVENVVVDEMDIGYSINSDVNNATVVENQFVNDENENENVNENENQNSNGIEDDSESEEENEKLGAGDNFSFDVDDPGYWSIIENNKIEFLVERGPKRVKNVTFPKDIYDMSFSSRHYIRDFPNGEKRDRKWLIYSVVLDKVFCFCCKLFAQNNLVGRLGEEDINDWYNISQRLRSLERNSHHIESIVHWVELDKRLKLSVTIDSTVQEKITREEALETSVRENSCYVKRLGRNNLAFRGNSEKIYENNNEFF, from the coding sequence ATGGTTCCGATAAGAAAATATAAGTGGAGAGGTGAGAAGAGAAAGGAGAAAAGGAGAAGAGAAGCTCTTCAAAAGACTCATGTAGGCTCTCTGGACAAGTATTTTCTAAAAAATACAGTTGAGAATGTGGTTGTTGATGAAATGGATATTGGGTATAGTATTAATAGTGATGTGAATAATGCTACTGTAGTTGAAAATCAATTTGTGAATGATGAAAATGAGAATGAAAATGTAAATGAAAATGAGAACCAAAATTCTAATGGTATTGAGGATGACAGTGAAAGTGAGGAAGAGAATGAAAAATTGGGTGCTGGGGATAATTTCTCTTTTGATGTTGATGATCCGGGATATTGGAGTATAATTGAAAATAACAAGATAGAGTTTTTGGTTGAGAGGGGTCCGAAAAGAGTCAAAAATGTAACTTTTCCTAAGGATATTTATGATATGAGTTTTTCTTCTAGACATTACATTAGAGATTTTCCAAATGGGGAAAAGCGGGATAGAAAGTGGTTAATATATTCAGTTGTTTTAGATAAAGTATTTTGCTTTTGTTGTAAATTATTTGCCCAAAACAATTTGGTGGGTCGGTTAGGTGAAGAGGACATTAATGATTGGTATAACATCTCACAACGTCTTAGAAGTCTTGAACGAAATTCACATCACATTGAATCTATTGTACATTGGGTAGAATTGGATAAAAGATTGAAGTTGAGTGTCACAATTGATTCAACTGTACAAGAAAAAATCACTCGAGAAGAAGCATTGGAAACAAGTGTTAGAGAGAATTCTTGCTACGTGAAAAGACTTGGGAGAAATAATTTGGCATTTCGGGGTAATAGTgaaaaaatatatgaaaataatAATGAATTTTTTTAA